One genomic window of bacterium includes the following:
- a CDS encoding PIN domain-containing protein codes for MYTTDSHGLIWHLQEASGERPKRPKGRLGPRARRIFTLADDGREVIAIPSIVLVELVYLSERGVIPAALIGRLLADLAKGPENYRVIPLDLEVVDQLRSIPATIIPDMPDRIIAATAKATRSKLLSRDAVFRRTPDVDVVW; via the coding sequence ATGTATACCACCGACAGCCACGGGCTCATCTGGCATCTTCAGGAGGCCTCCGGGGAACGGCCCAAGCGGCCTAAGGGACGGTTGGGGCCCCGAGCCAGACGTATCTTCACCCTAGCCGACGATGGCCGAGAGGTCATAGCAATTCCGAGCATCGTGCTGGTTGAACTGGTCTATCTGAGCGAAAGGGGCGTCATTCCAGCAGCTCTCATCGGCCGCCTGCTGGCCGACCTTGCCAAAGGACCCGAGAACTACCGCGTGATTCCGCTCGATCTTGAGGTGGTAGATCAGCTTCGTTCCATTCCGGCCACCATCATCCCAGACATGCCCGATAGGATCATTGCCGCAACGGCGAAGGCTACAAGGTCAAAGCTCCTCTCGCGGGACGCTGTGTTCAGAAGGACCCCGGACGTCGATGTAGTGTGGTAA
- a CDS encoding type II toxin-antitoxin system Phd/YefM family antitoxin, giving the protein MDRVSIVEAKRDLSRVINRAAYGHEPVILTSRGRPKAVLIGHEEFLRLAGSEHRNIVRLGGLWKDTPSVSARELRAVRAQVWRKLAGR; this is encoded by the coding sequence ATGGACAGGGTGAGCATAGTCGAGGCGAAGCGGGATCTCTCCCGAGTAATCAACAGGGCCGCCTACGGCCACGAACCTGTCATTCTCACCTCGCGGGGTCGGCCCAAAGCGGTCCTGATCGGTCACGAGGAGTTCCTGCGCCTCGCCGGAAGCGAGCATCGCAACATCGTGCGCCTCGGCGGGCTTTGGAAAGACACTCCGAGCGTGTCCGCGCGTGAACTGCGCGCGGTTCGCGCTCAGGTGTGGAGAAAGCTGGCCGGTCGCTAG
- a CDS encoding RNA-binding S4 domain-containing protein: MRLDKFLQSSRLVKRRAMANRLCDAGRVTLNGRRAKPAAEVEVGDLVEVNFGPRHLVVKVLRLPEGRPSPEPPFEIVEDRRTLEAW; the protein is encoded by the coding sequence ATGCGCCTAGACAAGTTCCTCCAATCCAGCCGCCTCGTGAAGCGCCGCGCCATGGCGAACCGCCTCTGCGACGCTGGGCGTGTCACGTTGAACGGCCGCCGGGCCAAGCCCGCCGCCGAGGTCGAGGTGGGCGATCTGGTTGAGGTGAACTTCGGCCCCCGGCATCTCGTGGTGAAGGTGCTGCGCCTGCCCGAGGGGCGACCGTCTCCCGAGCCGCCGTTTGAGATCGTTGAGGATCGGCGCACGCTGGAGGCGTGGTGA